The genome window AGGGGTCTTTAACTGACATTGTGTGTAAAAACTATTTtggtcaaaattattttaatgacgGACGCTCTTGTGCAAGATGCACAAAAGTCGCACGTGCAACGGTCGAAACACATCCATCTAAAAAACGCGTTGTGTGTGAATGACCCATGAGTACAAAGAGAGACAAGCTGCTAATTTAAAGTGATCAAATTGAGATAGGGCTAGTTTAAATATGGTCATTAAACGGTACACCATGAGCAAGTTTTGCATTAAGTGCACTCACTTACCTTTCTCTTTTACCTTCAGATTGATGGTGATGTTCTTTGTGCCAGTAGACGTGAAAAAAGTATACTTATAGTGGCGTGATGCCTTGCATTTATATGTGCCAGTGTCATTTAATGTGACATTTAGGATGCCAATAGAAATGTCCTGCATGTCTTTACTGCCATTCCACACCAGGCGACCCTTCCAGTAATCCTCTACGTTTTGTGGCTCCCGCGGCTCATCGTGGTACTCATAGATCTGAGAAGAGGTGATTGTGTCAGGAATtatcttacttgagtaaattatCAAGATgggcatttttttatttggacaCCATTAATCTGTCTGTaatctgtttttattgcatcaatacaatacaaacatacttcaatgcaaatgtgtgtgtgtgtttaaaaataatcttaAGGGTGAACTCACAAGTACTTCTCTTTTATCTGGGCCAATGTAGTACCATTTCACCATGGTCCTGGTGCTGATCTCCTCCCGTTTCATGCAGTAGACGCATTTCATCTTCATAAACTCCCCTTTGACGGCCTCTGTTTCAGGATCCACATCTACACACACTGGCCTGCCTTCCTGTACTGTACACAACCCTGAGAGTATCACTACATTCATAATCACACATCTTTACTCAATTTTTAGGTTACGTAAAATCAGGCTCTGAAGTTAAGAGTTAACACTTTCCAAAAATGTGGCTTTAATCTACACGTATTTTATAGAGGTCAGTTAAATCTGAGGCATACGTAGATTCATCAAGGGAgcacaaaagagagagagagagagagagagagagagatcattaTTCATTAAAGGCTCCAGTTCCAGGAAGAGCCTGAATCTTCATTTCAGATTGTCTCTTTACAAATTTTAGGACATTTACTGCTGCCAACTGCACCCATTGAAGAGGGTCTGTGTTCAGGACTCAGTGATGTGAAGATTAAAGCTGTGTAGCGTTCGCTCTACTGTGAGCATAACCTCTTTGCTATTGTTGAAATGGAGGCCATCTTACATAACTTGCAGCCTCAAGCACAAACTGTCAACAATGATCCAGCCTTTTCTTTTTGAAGGGTGATATGGACAAACGGAAACACCAAATGTGATTTGGCAAACATGACAACACAAGCATCACTTATGTATTGACTAGTTTTAGCACTCGAAAGAGATCAAGAACAGCAGAAGAAATCTAACCATAACTCAATCTGAAAACGTAATATTCCAATGATAACAGACCAAAATCTGTGAAGAAAGTCAGTGTGAGTCATTCTTTGAATGTAGGCATGGAAATGTTTGTGGTATTTGGGCTTTGGTACTTAAACATGTAAATGTGCAAGAAAATGTCTTGAAAAACTTAAGTACCAAACACTATTTATTAAGAATTAGGAATATGTCctgtaatacaaaaaatgaCCAGCACACAAGTATAACTTAAATCGTATGAATCGTTTTAGAGGTTTAACACATTTGTAAagttattgtgaataaaaatgcaaaaaaaaaacattttaaagagacTCAAGAGTTTCATTGGGGTCTTAACATTACATCTCTGAGCTATATTATTTGTATCTTTATTCTTTCTTTTacgttttaaattaatatacagtatgtttcatATAACAATGTTTAATAAAGAAAAGGAAGTTATGAAATCTAAAAACACTTACCAGCAAATATGTATAGCAATAACAAATGCAACACAACCCTCACTTGAGTTGCCATGCTCTGAGTTCTAACAACAGGGCGGCGTCTCAGATAGACTCTTCCTGTTAGCAAAGACATTAGAAAAGATGAATAATTAATTTACATTCTACAATAACCCGGATTAAATCGTTAAATGCTTGAATATATGAAGTGTGTCTATACGTGACATAAATGTAGGCGAATATAAAGCGCGCGTGGTATCACATCAGTAAatcagcaccacggacagcgcCCACGTAACCGCACCAATGCCCATTACTTATAATTATGCTGTTTATAATAAATCACCGATACACAGAGATTAATAACGATTACATACCATGATTACAGACTGTacataaactgaaaacaaccaAGAG of Triplophysa rosa linkage group LG14, Trosa_1v2, whole genome shotgun sequence contains these proteins:
- the scn3b gene encoding sodium channel subunit beta-3 isoform X1 produces the protein MATQVRVVLHLLLLYIFAVQEGRPVCVDVDPETEAVKGEFMKMKCVYCMKREEISTRTMVKWYYIGPDKREVLIYEYHDEPREPQNVEDYWKGRLVWNGSKDMQDISIGILNVTLNDTGTYKCKASRHYKYTFFTSTGTKNITINLKVKEKAHLLEGTSQDTTALYSQIMMYVLLVFLTFWLLVEMIYCYRKISKSDEQAQDNATDYLAIPSENKENPEPAVTE
- the scn3b gene encoding sodium channel subunit beta-3 isoform X3 — protein: MATQVRVVLHLLLLYIFAVQEGRPVCVDVDPETEAVKGEFMKMKCVYCMKREEISTRTMVKWYYIGPDKREVLIYEYHDEPREPQNVEDYWKGRLVWNGSKDMQDISIGILNVTLNDTGTYKCKASRHYKYTFFTSTGTKNITINLKVKEKAHLLEGTSQDTTALYSQIMMYVLLVFLTFWLLVEMIYCYRKISKSDEQAQDNAY
- the scn3b gene encoding sodium channel subunit beta-3 isoform X2 yields the protein MATQVRVVLHLLLLYIFAVQEGRPVCVDVDPETEAVKGEFMKMKCVYCMKREEISTRTMVKWYYIGPDKREVLIYEYHDEPREPQNVEDYWKGRLVWNGSKDMQDISIGILNVTLNDTGTYKCKASRHYKYTFFTSTGTKNITINLKVKEKASQDTTALYSQIMMYVLLVFLTFWLLVEMIYCYRKISKSDEQAQDNATDYLAIPSENKENPEPAVTE